In Balearica regulorum gibbericeps isolate bBalReg1 chromosome 14, bBalReg1.pri, whole genome shotgun sequence, one genomic interval encodes:
- the ARL10 gene encoding ADP-ribosylation factor-like protein 10, translating to MSVHWLGRLCSLPPSPSPSSLLPTIPPAIFPTIPPSLHPSVHLSLPSPSAVGAAPLSAAVTSGAGTAGAGVPPARTAGGGGTHSCTAAARCRCRCRCHMAPAGALRDLTLALGAAVAALGSLLFIAWKIYFRGTGTGTDWGGWWERELRELRDRDPPGDALDWRQVLVLGLDGAGKSSVLHYICSQTAREHIAPTHGFNSAQLYVEGLEMDLLEVGGSQNLRAYWPHYLSQAHVLVFVVDSVDRSRLLTARQELHALLAAEPHLPLVVLANKQDKSDALSAAELREELALHTLCEQRELFLLPTSATWASLSTATSVLHVKSLLVTLLSQP from the exons ATGTCAGTGCACTGGCTGGGGAggctctgcagcctccctccctccccctccccgtcATCCCTTCTCCCCACCATCCCTCCCGCCATCTTCCCcaccatccctccctccctccatccctccgtccatctctcccttccctccccctccgcGGTGGGAGCGGCCCCTTTAAGCGCGGCAGTGACGTCAGGGGCGGGCACAGCTGGCGCTGGCGTGCCGCCCGCGCGCAcagctggcgggggggggacacacagctGCACCGCGGCCGCGCGCTGCCGGTGCCGCTGCCGGTGCCACATGGCTCCGGCCGGCGCCCTCCGGGACCTGACGCTGGCCCTGGGGGCCGCCGTGGCCGCCCTCGGCTCCCTCCTCTTCATCGCCTGGAAGATCTACTTCcgcggcaccggcaccggcaccgacTGGGGCGGCTGGTGGGAGCGGGAGCTGCGGGAGCTGCGGGACCGAGATCCCCCCGGCGACGCG CTGGACTGGCGGCaggtgctggtgctggggctggaTGGGGCGGGGAAGAGCAGCGTCCTGCACTACATCTGCAGCCAGACGGCCAGGGAGCACATCGCACCCACCCACGGCTTCAACTCTGCCCAGCTCTATGTCGAGGGGCTGGAGATGGACCTGCTGGAGG TGGGCGGCAGCCAGAACCTGCGAGCGTACTGGCCCCACTACCTGAGCCAGGCACATGTGCTGGTGTTCGTGGTGGACTCGGTGGACAGGTCGCGTCTGCTGACGGCGCGCCAGGAACTGCATGCGCTGCTGGCCGCAGAGCCCCATCTGCCCCTGGTCGTGCTGGCCAACAAGCAG gaCAAGAGCGATGCCCTGAGCGCAGCAGAGCTGCGGGAGGAGCTGGCCCTGCACACACTCTGCGAGCAGCGGgagctcttcctcctgcccaccaGCGCGACCTGGGCCAGCTTGAGCACCGCCACCAGCGTCCTCCATGTGAAGAGCCTGCTGGTCACCCTGCTTTCCCAGCCCTGA
- the KIAA1191 gene encoding putative monooxygenase p33MONOX, with translation MSSRQPDAPALEQGGGARPGKMSLPIGVPRRAFSYDDALEDTAPMTPPPADLCANVLWKQPVIPERKYQELSKIEEGDASMNAPVITPSSSTESVNKVPVVKAKATHIIMNSLITKQTQESIQRFEQQAGLRDAGYTPHKGLTTEETKYHRVAEAVHKLKMQSGEMTKDDRQTSSAQSTPSSTPHSSPKHKTRGWFSQGSSTSITGQDFAMEAGGDKLSSERWSLFGPKAIQKSTNDPGGFTIQSYKGAQKPSPMELMRAQATRMPEDPVTFKPPKMDIPVTEGRKQSPRSHSIKPRDLNVLTPTGF, from the exons atgagCTCGCGGCAGCCGGACGCTCCCG CGCTGGAgcagggcggcggggcccgCCCGGGCAAGATGTCGCTGCCCATCGGTGTGCCGCGGCGGGCCTTCAGCTACGACGACGCCCTGGAGGACACGGCGCCCATGACGCCGCCGCCCGCTGACCTGTGCGCCAACGTCCTCTGGAAGCAGCCGGTCATCCCCGAGCGCAAGTACCAGGAGCTCTCGAAG ATTGAGGAAGGGGATGCTAGCATGAATGCACCTGTCATAACTCCTTCATCATCCACTGAAAGTGTGAACAAGGTACCTGTGGTGAAGGCCAAGGCCACTCATATCATCATGAACTCTCTCATTACAA AGCAGACTCAGGAGAGCATTCAGCGCtttgagcagcaggcagggctgagagATGCTGGCTACACTCCTCACAAAGGCCTCACTACTGAGGAGACCAAGTATCATCGAGTGGCGGAGGCCGTGCAC AAGCTAAAAATGCAGAGTGGAGAGATGACAAAAGATGACAGACAGACTTCTTCTGCTCAGTCCACTCCAAGCAGCACTCCCCACTCCTCTCCCAAGCATAAAACCAG GGGTTGGTTTAGTCAGGGATCCTCTACTTCTATCACTGGCCAAGACTTTGCCATGGAAGCTGGTGGGGACAAATTGTCATCTGAAAGATGGAGCTTGTTTGGACCCAAAGCCATCCAGAAATCCACCAATGATCCAG gaGGATTTACCATCCAATCCTATAAGGGCGCCCAGAAGCCATCCCCAATGGAGCTGATGCGTGCTCAGGCTACTAGGATGCCAGAGGATCCAGTCACCTTCAAGCCACCCAAAATGGACATTCCAGTCACAGAAGGGAGGAAACAGTCTCCACGTTCCCATAGTATCAAACCTCGAGATCTGAACGTGCTCACTCCCACTGGGTTCTAG